The Lewinellaceae bacterium genome includes a region encoding these proteins:
- a CDS encoding polyprenol monophosphomannose synthase yields MSDSLVIIPTYNEKENIVSIIEAVFSLPKKFHVLVVDDDSPDGTADLVKALQKIYSDRLFLVERQGKLGLGTAYIAGFRWGLERDYDFFIEMDADFSHNPSDLSRLYLACMEQNGDVAVGSRYIHGGKVKNWPFKRIFLSFGASLYVRLLTWMPVKDPTAGFVCYRRKVLQAINLDKIKFIGYAFQIEMKFASRMLGFKIVEVPITFTDRVEGISKMTKGIVKEAIFGVLEMRWRSFFASYR; encoded by the coding sequence TTGTCTGATAGCCTTGTCATAATACCTACCTATAACGAAAAAGAAAATATCGTTTCTATCATTGAAGCCGTATTTTCCCTTCCGAAAAAATTCCATGTACTGGTAGTGGACGATGATTCTCCAGATGGCACGGCCGACCTGGTAAAAGCATTACAAAAAATATATTCAGACCGCCTTTTCCTGGTGGAACGACAGGGAAAACTTGGGCTGGGAACGGCTTATATCGCCGGTTTTCGCTGGGGGCTTGAACGGGATTATGATTTTTTTATTGAAATGGATGCCGATTTTTCCCACAATCCCAGCGATCTCAGCCGGCTTTACCTTGCTTGTATGGAACAAAACGGTGACGTGGCAGTAGGCTCCAGGTATATACACGGCGGTAAAGTTAAAAATTGGCCATTCAAAAGAATTTTCCTCTCCTTCGGAGCCTCGTTATATGTCAGATTGCTTACCTGGATGCCGGTGAAAGACCCTACTGCAGGGTTTGTCTGCTACCGCCGGAAAGTATTGCAGGCCATTAATTTGGATAAGATCAAATTTATCGGTTATGCTTTCCAGATCGAAATGAAATTTGCCTCCCGGATGCTGGGTTTTAAGATTGTTGAAGTGCCTATTACATTCACTGACCGGGTGGAAGGAATCTCCAAAATGACCAAAGGCATCGTCAAAGAAGCCATCTTTGGGGTACTCGAAATGCGCTGGCGCAGCTTTTTTGCCAGTTACCGCTAA
- a CDS encoding thioredoxin family protein, with protein sequence MEFLTNKNFDQKVLHNEKPVLVEIMTSSCPNCAAFDPIYKATEQANAEKADFFQLNAEDYLSIAKRYKVFGVPTLLYFRHGILVKKKSGIQSQEKMEKSISLIIGFSPEEAAAHEHKSLIQKLFGK encoded by the coding sequence ATGGAATTCCTGACCAACAAAAATTTTGATCAAAAAGTACTTCATAATGAAAAACCGGTGCTCGTTGAGATTATGACTTCCTCTTGTCCCAATTGCGCCGCTTTTGATCCTATCTATAAAGCAACCGAACAAGCCAATGCCGAAAAGGCCGATTTCTTTCAATTAAATGCTGAAGATTATCTAAGTATTGCCAAAAGATATAAAGTTTTTGGAGTCCCTACCCTGCTCTATTTTCGTCATGGAATTCTCGTCAAAAAAAAATCAGGCATCCAAAGCCAGGAAAAAATGGAAAAATCCATTTCCCTAATTATCGGTTTTTCCCCGGAAGAAGCCGCAGCCCATGAACACAAAAGCCTTATTCAAAAGCTTTTTGGAAAATAA
- a CDS encoding YceI family protein has protein sequence MKGINLFIIALFFTISAGAQTTSWSFDKAHTNVRFSVDHMVISEVEGNFNQFDGTVWATKEDFSDLKAQFTIQTASVDTDQEKRDGHLKSADFFDVEKYPTITFKSKAVKKMGNNTFKLIGDFTMIGVTKEVELEVKHLGTIQDPWGNTKAGFKITGTLNRNDWGLKYNSVMDNGGMLIGEEVNITCNVELAKEKTNLLENKK, from the coding sequence ATGAAAGGAATTAACTTGTTTATCATCGCGCTCTTTTTTACCATTTCGGCTGGTGCGCAGACTACTTCCTGGTCTTTTGACAAAGCACACACCAATGTAAGATTTTCAGTAGATCACATGGTCATTTCAGAAGTGGAAGGAAATTTCAACCAGTTTGATGGTACTGTATGGGCCACTAAAGAGGATTTTTCTGACTTAAAAGCACAATTCACCATCCAGACAGCAAGTGTGGACACCGATCAGGAAAAACGTGACGGTCACCTCAAAAGCGCCGATTTCTTTGATGTTGAAAAATATCCAACGATCACTTTTAAAAGTAAGGCAGTCAAAAAAATGGGGAATAACACCTTCAAACTCATTGGAGATTTTACCATGATCGGAGTCACCAAAGAGGTTGAATTGGAGGTTAAACACCTGGGAACCATTCAGGATCCATGGGGAAATACAAAAGCAGGGTTTAAAATTACAGGCACCCTCAATAGAAATGACTGGGGATTGAAATACAACTCCGTAATGGACAATGGCGGCATGCTGATCGGGGAAGAAGTGAATATCACATGTAATGTGGAGCTGGCTAAGGAAAAAACGAACCTTCTGGAAAACAAAAAATAA
- a CDS encoding MarR family transcriptional regulator, which translates to MKIEEELKTSFRNEYHKAFVNLHYTNAQLHGKLADLVSEYDLTGTQFNALRILRGQYPKAICLRVLKERMIEKNSDVSRIVDRLYHKQLIDRTESAADRRHKDVKINQKGLDLLGQMDHCIEQLDLLLSNLDESEILQFNHLLNKIRE; encoded by the coding sequence ATGAAAATTGAAGAAGAATTAAAAACCAGCTTCCGAAACGAATATCATAAAGCATTTGTCAATTTACATTATACAAATGCACAACTTCACGGAAAATTGGCCGATTTGGTCAGTGAATATGACCTGACTGGAACCCAATTTAATGCACTTCGAATTTTGAGGGGTCAGTATCCCAAGGCCATTTGTCTTCGTGTACTAAAAGAAAGAATGATTGAAAAAAATTCCGATGTGAGCCGCATTGTTGATCGCCTGTATCACAAACAATTGATTGACAGAACCGAGAGTGCTGCGGACCGAAGGCATAAAGACGTAAAAATCAATCAAAAAGGATTGGATCTTTTAGGGCAAATGGATCACTGTATTGAGCAATTGGATTTGTTGCTCTCCAATTTAGACGAATCAGAAATACTTCAATTCAACCATTTACTGAATAAGATCAGAGAATAA
- a CDS encoding NADP-dependent malic enzyme: MNKEGLKNAALQYHEQNRPGKIEVISSKPCLSQHDLSLAYTPGVAAPCLEIERDPANALKYTAKGNLVAVISNGTAVLGLGNIGALASKPVMEGKGVLFKRFADIDVFDIEIQSLDPDVVINTVEQIAPTFGGINLEDIKAPECFYIEETLKKRLDIPVFHDDQHGTAIISGAALINAVEIAEKKMEDIKVVFSGAGAAGIACANFYISLGVKPENVLMTDSKGVLWKGRGDEGTNKYKDKFFRTTETRTLEDAMKGADAFCGVSAKDVLSKDMVKTMAKNPIVFAMANPDPEISYPDAVEARPDVIMATGRSDYPNQVNNVLGFPYIFRGTLDVQATNINEEMKLAAAHALAKLAKEDVPEGVRQAYGDKEMNYGREYIIPKPFDPRVLVWTASAVAEAAMKTGVAKKPIDIEEYREELRKKIDWSRQVMRKIFIQAKKDPKRIVFPEGTNSKIMWAAAEVAAEGIAKPILLGRSRQEILDLFEENKHSTDGIEIIEPKNAAFRSDLTNAYFKLRQRKGITMNQAAQDMKNYYHFGTMMVKEGYADGMVAGVDSSFPDVLRPALQIIGRQKEGPLVAGLYMVQHGNRQYFFGDCAVNINPSATDLAEITLMGAREMERLGIKPNVAMLSFSNFGSVRVPETQKIIDAIKIVNEKRPDLNIDGPVQAGMALDPTLLQKTFPFSSIDTRPNLLIFPNLDAANIGLFMLRAMSNIHSIGPIMVGFSQPIHLITRSTPVNNIVNLTGIACVDAQKS; encoded by the coding sequence ATGAACAAAGAAGGTCTAAAAAATGCAGCACTTCAATACCACGAGCAAAATCGCCCGGGCAAAATAGAAGTCATTTCCTCAAAACCCTGCCTCTCCCAGCACGATTTATCCCTTGCCTACACCCCGGGGGTAGCAGCCCCATGTCTGGAGATCGAGCGCGATCCCGCCAATGCCTTAAAATATACCGCCAAGGGGAACCTGGTAGCCGTGATCAGTAACGGTACCGCTGTGTTGGGATTAGGCAACATTGGCGCCCTCGCCTCTAAACCGGTTATGGAGGGTAAAGGTGTTTTATTCAAAAGATTCGCGGACATCGATGTCTTTGATATCGAAATTCAAAGCCTTGATCCCGATGTGGTGATCAATACCGTAGAACAAATTGCCCCGACTTTTGGAGGCATTAACCTGGAAGACATCAAGGCTCCTGAATGTTTTTATATTGAGGAAACGCTAAAGAAAAGACTGGACATCCCTGTCTTCCATGATGACCAGCACGGAACTGCAATTATTTCAGGGGCTGCCCTGATCAATGCCGTTGAAATTGCAGAAAAGAAAATGGAAGACATCAAAGTTGTTTTCAGTGGAGCCGGAGCAGCCGGTATTGCCTGCGCCAATTTTTACATTTCCCTGGGAGTAAAACCTGAAAATGTCTTAATGACCGATAGTAAGGGAGTGCTGTGGAAAGGAAGAGGCGATGAAGGCACCAACAAATACAAAGACAAATTCTTCAGGACTACTGAAACCAGAACACTAGAGGATGCCATGAAGGGGGCTGATGCGTTTTGTGGTGTTTCTGCCAAAGATGTATTGAGTAAGGATATGGTTAAAACCATGGCTAAAAATCCGATCGTTTTTGCCATGGCCAATCCAGACCCGGAAATCTCCTATCCCGATGCCGTAGAAGCCCGGCCGGATGTCATTATGGCCACCGGACGCAGTGATTATCCTAACCAGGTCAACAATGTTTTGGGATTTCCATACATTTTCAGAGGAACCCTCGATGTACAGGCGACCAATATCAATGAAGAGATGAAACTGGCCGCGGCGCACGCCCTGGCAAAACTGGCTAAAGAAGATGTTCCGGAGGGAGTTCGGCAAGCCTATGGAGATAAGGAAATGAACTATGGCCGCGAATATATTATCCCTAAACCTTTTGATCCAAGGGTTTTGGTCTGGACAGCCTCCGCTGTGGCAGAAGCAGCCATGAAAACCGGGGTAGCTAAAAAGCCCATTGATATTGAAGAATACCGGGAAGAACTTCGCAAAAAAATCGACTGGTCCCGACAGGTCATGCGCAAGATTTTCATCCAGGCAAAAAAAGACCCGAAACGCATTGTTTTTCCGGAAGGTACCAACTCAAAAATCATGTGGGCCGCAGCAGAGGTAGCCGCAGAGGGCATCGCTAAGCCTATTTTATTGGGAAGGAGCAGGCAGGAAATTTTGGACCTGTTTGAAGAAAACAAACACAGTACAGATGGAATCGAAATCATTGAGCCGAAAAATGCAGCTTTTAGAAGTGACCTGACAAATGCCTATTTCAAACTCCGTCAAAGGAAAGGGATAACCATGAACCAGGCTGCGCAGGATATGAAAAATTATTACCATTTCGGCACCATGATGGTCAAAGAAGGATATGCGGATGGTATGGTTGCGGGAGTAGACTCAAGCTTCCCGGATGTACTGAGACCCGCCCTACAGATCATTGGTCGTCAGAAAGAAGGACCGCTGGTCGCAGGATTGTATATGGTTCAGCATGGCAACAGACAATATTTCTTTGGAGATTGCGCGGTTAACATCAACCCTAGTGCTACCGACCTGGCTGAGATTACACTGATGGGGGCCAGAGAAATGGAACGCCTGGGCATTAAACCCAATGTAGCGATGCTTTCCTTCTCCAACTTCGGATCCGTTCGGGTCCCTGAAACGCAAAAAATAATCGATGCCATCAAAATTGTCAACGAAAAGCGGCCGGATTTGAATATTGATGGTCCGGTACAGGCGGGAATGGCTCTTGACCCGACCCTTTTGCAGAAAACATTCCCGTTTTCCAGCATTGACACAAGGCCAAACCTGTTAATATTCCCGAACCTTGATGCAGCCAATATCGGTTTGTTTATGCTTAGGGCGATGAGTAACATTCATTCCATAGGACCTATCATGGTGGGCTTCTCTCAGCCTATTCACCTGATTACGCGCAGTACTCCTGTTAATAATATCGTTAATTTGACGGGCATCGCCTGTGTGGATGCACAAAAGTCATAA
- a CDS encoding BatA domain-containing protein has translation MQFLYPTFLFALAALAIPIIIHLFYFRRFKKVYFTNVRFLKEVKEETSARSKLRNLLVLLMRLLAIAFLVFAFAQPFLPAKNAAVKKGSKAVSVFIDNSFSMKALSSDVPLIEKAKQRAREIVEAYPVDARFQVLTNDFEGRHQRLYSKDEALNLVEEIKISPAVKKLSSVLGRQKQTLNSGDADNRTIYLLSDFQRNITDLENEADTTIEINLLPLQAVRENNVGIDSAWFEAPVQMLNQLNTLLVRVRNYTNEDAENIRLSMLYTGENKPVGTMNIPAKSFVIDTINLTVLKPGWQNVTLNITDYPIQFDDKYFLSFLVAEQINVLAINDLAANPNMEAAFRGFGNYVLTNATSNQLDYSKMSGYQLIVLNELTSISTGLAFELQQFVKNGGNLLVFPNKNATIASYRSFLSGFPADELERFEETAKKVSYINTDEFIFHDVYENKSANFNLPSTTGSFRLSSYQSRKAEPLLTFRDGEPYLSKYQVEQGNLYLCASPLNTNFNDLVRNGEIFVPLLYKTAISSGQTRPVAYTIGKDEQVSYPITQAIGNETVYKLKGKAEEFIPEQRIIGARAILGVHQQIPDAGFYELFLTPEEKLYQYAFNYDRQESDLEYYSGEDLENIAGPTTSVIDITDEAYLTQTIAERSQGIVLWRWCIIAVLIFLGLEVLLLRFWKV, from the coding sequence ATGCAATTTTTATATCCGACATTTTTATTTGCACTGGCCGCACTGGCCATTCCGATAATCATTCACCTTTTTTACTTTCGCAGGTTTAAGAAAGTTTACTTTACGAATGTACGATTCCTGAAAGAGGTGAAAGAGGAGACGAGCGCCCGCTCAAAACTGAGAAACCTCCTGGTACTCTTAATGCGTTTGCTGGCTATCGCTTTTTTGGTTTTTGCTTTTGCACAACCTTTCCTCCCCGCCAAAAATGCCGCAGTCAAAAAAGGATCTAAAGCCGTGAGTGTGTTTATTGACAACTCCTTCAGTATGAAAGCGCTCAGCAGCGATGTGCCGCTGATAGAAAAAGCGAAGCAGCGTGCCCGGGAAATCGTGGAAGCCTACCCCGTCGATGCAAGGTTCCAGGTGCTGACCAATGATTTTGAAGGCCGTCACCAGAGACTTTACAGCAAGGATGAAGCCCTCAATCTGGTGGAAGAAATTAAAATTTCTCCTGCAGTAAAAAAGCTGTCTTCGGTATTGGGCCGCCAAAAGCAAACTTTAAATTCAGGGGATGCCGACAACCGGACCATTTACCTGCTCTCCGATTTTCAAAGAAATATTACCGATCTGGAGAACGAAGCAGATACCACCATTGAAATAAATTTGTTGCCGCTCCAGGCCGTCCGGGAAAATAATGTTGGCATCGATTCGGCCTGGTTTGAAGCACCTGTACAAATGCTCAATCAACTGAATACCCTACTGGTCAGGGTGAGGAATTATACCAATGAAGATGCTGAAAATATCCGGTTATCCATGCTTTACACCGGGGAAAATAAACCCGTTGGCACCATGAATATTCCTGCCAAATCCTTCGTGATTGATACCATAAATTTAACGGTTCTAAAGCCGGGTTGGCAAAATGTCACCCTCAATATCACAGATTATCCTATTCAATTCGATGATAAATACTTCCTGTCCTTCCTCGTGGCGGAACAGATCAATGTTTTAGCGATTAACGATTTAGCGGCCAATCCGAACATGGAGGCTGCCTTCAGAGGTTTTGGCAATTACGTACTGACCAATGCGACTTCCAATCAATTGGACTATTCCAAAATGTCAGGTTATCAGCTGATCGTACTCAACGAATTGACTTCCATTTCTACAGGTTTGGCCTTTGAACTGCAGCAATTTGTTAAAAACGGAGGAAATTTACTGGTGTTTCCCAACAAAAATGCAACCATAGCCTCCTACAGGAGTTTCCTTAGCGGTTTTCCGGCAGATGAACTGGAACGTTTTGAGGAAACCGCTAAAAAAGTAAGTTATATCAATACCGATGAATTCATTTTCCACGATGTCTATGAAAATAAATCGGCCAATTTCAATTTACCTTCCACCACGGGAAGTTTCAGGTTATCCAGCTATCAAAGCAGGAAGGCGGAACCCCTGCTCACTTTCCGCGACGGAGAACCTTATCTGTCAAAATACCAGGTTGAACAGGGTAATCTCTACCTCTGCGCTTCGCCCCTCAACACAAATTTTAATGACCTGGTGCGCAACGGAGAGATCTTTGTTCCGCTTTTGTATAAGACCGCTATTTCTTCCGGGCAGACAAGGCCCGTAGCATATACCATAGGCAAGGACGAACAGGTAAGTTATCCCATCACCCAGGCCATTGGCAATGAAACGGTTTACAAACTGAAAGGCAAAGCAGAAGAATTTATTCCGGAACAACGCATCATTGGAGCTCGGGCCATTTTGGGCGTACACCAACAAATCCCGGATGCAGGTTTTTATGAATTGTTTCTTACTCCTGAGGAAAAACTGTATCAATATGCCTTCAATTACGACCGCCAGGAATCAGACCTGGAATACTATTCGGGGGAAGACCTGGAAAATATCGCGGGGCCAACCACCAGCGTCATCGATATTACAGATGAAGCCTATTTGACCCAAACCATTGCCGAACGGAGCCAGGGCATTGTGCTTTGGCGCTGGTGTATCATTGCCGTATTGATTTTCCTCGGACTTGAAGTGCTGTTGCTGAGATTTTGGAAAGTTTAA
- a CDS encoding T9SS type A sorting domain-containing protein: MKKIIKLLVLVLWPFFAFAQHMEWNKCFGGSDDDMAYAIIQSHNGGFLIAGNTRSDDGDISMNHGSSDFWVIKIDDNGEILWEETYGTEVYESASSITGTQDGNYIIAGRKNMVGGDPMNTDFWIVKINDFGGVIWQKSYGGSSFDIPSNIMKTIDNGFIISGVTNSHDGDVTGNDPNKWAAWIIKIDQLGNLLWEKSFFISDCVNFGSALLTPDNGVVFTADVCESNSNYLIVKLDENGNMLWQKEYGGSLNDYPHSIKPTYGGGYIVVGSTASQDGYVLGNHGSFDYWAVMIDEDGELVSSHCFGGSDPETAYDVIPKNNTEFIMVGVAESDNGDLKNEDDFGDFWIVDFDHQYNILWELCLGDSLGREVATSLVPMGNNNYLVAGYSCTQDGQIVADNHGGADFWVVKVTDGTTMVENTNENIDCNIYPNPTSGVLRIETPDLRAVEIIDIQGKVVFRTEVNPDHLNLSGLTKGLYFLKVQKKEGVIVEKIILQ; the protein is encoded by the coding sequence ATGAAAAAGATAATCAAGTTATTAGTATTGGTGTTGTGGCCATTTTTTGCCTTCGCACAACATATGGAGTGGAACAAATGTTTTGGGGGAAGCGATGATGATATGGCCTACGCGATCATCCAATCCCACAATGGAGGTTTCCTCATTGCAGGGAATACCCGGTCGGATGACGGAGATATTTCTATGAACCACGGAAGCAGCGACTTTTGGGTCATAAAAATAGATGACAACGGGGAGATTCTTTGGGAAGAAACCTATGGTACTGAAGTTTACGAAAGTGCCTCGTCTATCACCGGAACCCAGGACGGGAATTATATCATCGCAGGTCGGAAAAACATGGTGGGGGGAGATCCAATGAATACCGATTTCTGGATCGTTAAGATCAACGATTTCGGAGGAGTAATCTGGCAAAAAAGTTATGGAGGCAGTTCATTTGACATTCCTTCCAATATCATGAAGACCATTGATAATGGTTTCATTATTTCAGGAGTGACCAACTCCCATGATGGAGATGTGACCGGTAATGATCCCAACAAGTGGGCGGCCTGGATCATTAAAATTGATCAGCTGGGAAATCTACTTTGGGAAAAAAGTTTTTTCATTAGTGATTGTGTGAATTTTGGCTCAGCGCTACTGACACCCGACAACGGGGTTGTTTTTACCGCAGATGTTTGTGAGAGTAATAGCAATTATCTCATTGTCAAACTCGATGAAAACGGCAATATGCTTTGGCAAAAAGAATACGGAGGCAGTCTGAACGATTATCCCCATTCTATTAAACCTACGTATGGTGGGGGATATATTGTGGTCGGTTCTACCGCTTCCCAGGATGGTTATGTTTTGGGCAACCATGGTTCTTTTGATTATTGGGCGGTTATGATCGACGAGGATGGGGAACTGGTTTCCAGCCATTGTTTTGGGGGAAGTGATCCGGAAACTGCCTATGATGTGATCCCCAAAAACAATACGGAGTTTATCATGGTCGGTGTGGCGGAATCTGACAACGGGGATCTCAAAAATGAGGATGATTTTGGAGATTTCTGGATCGTCGATTTTGATCATCAATACAATATTCTTTGGGAATTGTGTTTGGGAGACAGTCTGGGCAGAGAGGTGGCGACTTCTTTGGTTCCCATGGGCAATAACAATTACCTGGTGGCCGGTTATAGCTGTACACAGGATGGCCAAATTGTGGCGGACAACCATGGAGGTGCCGATTTTTGGGTGGTTAAAGTGACAGATGGAACCACTATGGTAGAAAATACGAATGAAAATATTGATTGTAATATTTATCCCAATCCGACCAGTGGTGTTTTGAGGATTGAAACCCCGGATTTACGTGCGGTCGAAATCATCGATATCCAGGGCAAAGTTGTATTCAGGACGGAAGTTAATCCGGATCATTTGAATTTATCAGGGTTGACAAAAGGGCTTTATTTTCTTAAAGTGCAAAAGAAGGAAGGCGTGATCGTTGAAAAGATAATTTTGCAATAA
- a CDS encoding c-type cytochrome produces MVLIGSCGEETPPVPDAVFNPTAYDMVVPAHMPILEIPEDNPMTVEGVELGRMLFYDKKLHSNETHSCADCHLQSKSFTSDPTVLPHMNFGWYNNFLWNGKISGTLEDIMFFEVASFFATDLDKLNHDPLYPDLFFEAFGTKTITHELAAKALAQFERTLVCSNSKFDRVVYQNTEFFTDEELHGYELFFTEEGDCFHCHGGVLLTDNLFHNNGLDETFEDIGYAAITGKNTDMGRFKTPTLRNIELTAPYMHDGRYATLEDVVDFYSDGLKFSDTVDPLMKNVHQGGVRLTDQEKSDMVAFLKTLTDTAFIHNPLFSNPF; encoded by the coding sequence ATGGTTTTGATCGGTTCCTGCGGAGAGGAAACCCCTCCTGTTCCTGATGCAGTGTTCAATCCTACGGCTTATGATATGGTGGTTCCTGCTCATATGCCTATCCTTGAAATCCCGGAAGACAATCCCATGACGGTTGAAGGGGTGGAACTGGGACGCATGCTTTTTTATGATAAAAAATTACACAGCAACGAGACCCACTCCTGTGCCGATTGTCACTTACAGTCAAAATCCTTTACCAGTGATCCTACAGTCCTGCCTCACATGAATTTCGGCTGGTACAATAATTTCCTTTGGAATGGTAAAATAAGCGGTACCCTTGAGGATATCATGTTCTTTGAGGTAGCCTCTTTTTTTGCGACAGACCTGGATAAATTGAACCATGATCCTTTATACCCGGATCTCTTTTTCGAAGCATTTGGTACCAAAACCATTACGCATGAACTGGCTGCAAAGGCCCTTGCCCAATTTGAAAGAACCCTGGTGTGCAGCAATTCCAAATTTGACCGTGTGGTTTACCAGAACACCGAATTTTTTACCGATGAGGAATTACACGGTTACGAGTTATTCTTTACAGAAGAAGGGGACTGTTTTCATTGTCACGGAGGCGTGTTGTTGACGGATAATTTGTTCCACAACAACGGGCTGGATGAAACATTCGAAGACATTGGTTACGCCGCCATCACCGGGAAAAATACGGATATGGGACGCTTTAAAACGCCAACCTTAAGGAATATTGAACTGACAGCCCCTTATATGCACGACGGACGTTATGCCACCCTGGAGGACGTGGTGGATTTTTATAGCGACGGGCTAAAGTTTTCCGATACAGTAGATCCTTTGATGAAGAACGTACACCAGGGAGGGGTGCGTCTGACTGATCAGGAAAAGAGTGATATGGTCGCTTTCCTGAAAACGCTGACAGATACTGCTTTTATTCATAACCCGCTATTCTCTAACCCGTTTTGA
- a CDS encoding helix-turn-helix transcriptional regulator codes for MQNKIKIERAIKDLTQEDLAQLVGVSRQTINSIEKNRYVPSTVLALKIAKVFAKTVNDIFELEEGD; via the coding sequence ATGCAAAATAAAATAAAAATAGAGCGGGCCATAAAGGATCTCACCCAGGAGGATTTGGCTCAACTGGTTGGGGTATCGCGTCAGACGATCAATTCCATTGAAAAGAACAGGTATGTTCCCTCCACGGTACTGGCCCTGAAAATCGCAAAGGTATTTGCCAAAACTGTAAATGATATTTTTGAACTGGAGGAAGGGGATTAG
- a CDS encoding aspartate aminotransferase family protein, whose protein sequence is MSTKSGIIEDFKTHVSSGKAAFFSKYKMDFVMGERSGIFLSDMDGEKQLLNLHSNGGVFNLGHRNPALIEVLKNSLDHLDIGNHHLMSRHRSKLAKLLSQTMPGDLNYVVFGVGGGEAVDLAIKVARAFTGRQKIISANGGYHGHTGLALATGDPKYRDPFGPPSADFEQIPFGDALAMENSVTPDTAAVILETIPATLGMLIPSTEYLQQVRSVCDKNGALLILDEVQSGLGRTGKLWAFEHFEVVPDIVVIGKGLSGGLYPISATVLRQPLETVFHEDPFIHISTFGGAELGCLVAQKVLEISSDPEFLDHVNHMAALFAERTEILKKKHKGFLVGLRQKGLMMGLELSHELAGPILTKTAFDNNLLMVYANNDTRICQFLPPLIIAKNQLDDLFVKLDKALKEARKLMPLVKAQRFVKGIFR, encoded by the coding sequence ATGAGCACAAAATCAGGGATCATTGAAGATTTCAAAACCCACGTTTCCTCCGGGAAAGCAGCCTTTTTTAGCAAATACAAAATGGATTTTGTGATGGGAGAAAGATCCGGCATTTTTTTGTCGGACATGGATGGTGAAAAACAATTGCTGAATCTGCATTCAAACGGAGGGGTTTTCAACCTGGGACACCGTAATCCTGCCCTCATTGAAGTCTTGAAAAACAGCCTTGACCACCTTGATATCGGCAACCACCACCTCATGAGCAGGCATCGCTCGAAACTGGCAAAATTGTTGTCGCAAACCATGCCCGGCGACCTCAACTATGTCGTTTTCGGAGTAGGTGGAGGGGAAGCCGTGGACCTGGCCATAAAAGTGGCCAGAGCATTTACCGGACGACAAAAGATCATTTCTGCCAACGGAGGATATCACGGCCATACCGGGCTGGCACTGGCTACGGGCGATCCAAAATACCGTGACCCTTTCGGACCTCCTTCTGCAGATTTTGAACAAATCCCTTTCGGGGATGCGTTGGCCATGGAAAATTCCGTCACCCCCGATACAGCTGCGGTCATTTTGGAAACCATTCCAGCAACGTTGGGCATGCTTATTCCATCGACTGAATACCTGCAACAGGTGAGATCAGTTTGCGATAAAAATGGCGCCCTGCTGATCCTCGACGAGGTACAGTCCGGTTTGGGCAGGACAGGTAAGCTCTGGGCCTTCGAGCATTTCGAAGTGGTTCCGGATATTGTGGTCATTGGCAAGGGATTGTCCGGGGGCCTCTACCCTATTTCTGCCACGGTCCTCCGCCAGCCGCTGGAGACTGTTTTTCACGAGGATCCTTTCATTCATATCTCCACCTTTGGAGGAGCGGAGCTGGGATGCCTGGTCGCCCAAAAAGTATTGGAAATTTCCTCGGATCCGGAATTTCTGGATCATGTAAACCATATGGCTGCCCTGTTTGCAGAGCGAACCGAAATCCTGAAAAAGAAACACAAGGGATTCCTCGTAGGCCTGCGTCAAAAAGGCCTGATGATGGGACTGGAACTCAGCCACGAACTGGCTGGTCCTATCCTGACCAAAACGGCTTTTGATAATAACCTGTTGATGGTTTACGCCAATAATGACACACGGATATGCCAGTTTTTACCGCCATTGATCATAGCCAAAAACCAACTGGATGACTTATTTGTAAAACTGGATAAGGCACTGAAAGAAGCACGAAAACTTATGCCTCTTGTTAAAGCACAACGTTTTGTGAAAGGGATTTTCAGGTAG